A segment of the Sander lucioperca isolate FBNREF2018 chromosome 7, SLUC_FBN_1.2, whole genome shotgun sequence genome:
AATTTGTAAACAAATCGCTCCCTAATATGCAAAAGCCAGCAAAGAAACCTGAAACCTCCAGCACAGAGCGGACTGTCAGTATAGAGAGTGAAAACACACTGTCATCGTAGCTTTGTCAGCCACTGCCAGTAACAAGCTTACACAcatcaaacaaataaaagatgTTAACTACACTTAGCATTCTGATACGTCTGCTTCTCGCCGATTTTAGTGCACAACAGACTCCTCATCTGAGCCTGAATATAGTTGCAGACTGCCAGCTTGCGGAGCTCGGCAGCCAGGCCACCTGAGCAGACGGCCATGTCGCGGAGCACTGGAATTTCTCAATGGGGGAGAAAGGGTAGATGTGCTTCCAGCCCCTTTTTCagactttattttactttttatgtggGTAAACCATGTTAAACTAAATATTAAtcataacagagtatttttacatactttaaaatgtgtctggagtttttttaaaatgtgtctggagttttttttttttgcatcttcTTTCCTcgtctttctctttttcatttattcatttatttcctCCAACTataccacacacacgcacacacacacactgtttgcaTTCTGAACTTACCTCTCCTTTCTTCTTtgtcaggtgtgtgtgcacCATGGCATCTAAACCTCACCCTCCTCTGATGAAGAAGCACAGCCAGACAGACCTGATAAGCCGCCTGAAGAGCAGGAAGATCCTTGGAGTCGGCGGCGAGGATGATGATGGCGAAGTGCACCGCTCAAAGGTCAGATTAAGTCAcatgattttttatttgtcatttataTTCAGCATGGGCAGTAATACAGACAACAAAGGCAAATATCAGTGTATTAGCACAACAAACAACTTTGTCATAAATGTAAGTACGTGTTAAACCACTATCAGTCAAATGGATAATATTGCAGCAATGCGCAACCTGAGAAAAACTATGGATTCCTTTTAAAAGCCACAATGGGCTGCTAATTGGCTCATCACTCTCATAGTGTCCCTTTTTGTGCATTTGCTCCTTATGCTTCAATGAATCTAGATCACGTAATCCCATGAGCTGCCGCAGCTCCACTGGGCTGTAACTGGCTCCCCTGAGAGACTCCCTGCCTCTTGCATCTCATTTATTATATTCCTGCCTAATGTATTTGCACACTCATATAGACAGTGCACAGGGATGTGTATaccaaaacacaacagcacacaTGCTGGTTCATGCCAGGAGACACAAAaactctatatctatatattcaTGAGCATTGAGCATACTAACAATAATGTCTTGTTCCAACAGCGGGCTCAAATATCAAGATTCCAATGATATTTTTTGAGATTGCATTAGAATGAATATAGGCAAAGCTGACGGTTCCTCCCTGAAATATTAATCAGGCAAGTGGGAACCGAACAGAAGGGAGAAGGCATACGGTGGTGGTTGATAGCTTGTGATGAGATGTCGCCCCCTTTTTTCAGCCCCTGTGagtgtttttctctctcaatGTTTTAGCGAGGGACCTAATCCAGACGTCTGTCATTAAGATCCTTTTTACAAAGCGTAGGGATAGAGAAAGCGAAACACTTAATGCCTCAACATCCATTCCAATAATTTTTCTTTGATTTGAGAAAGATAATTGAGGTTGAATTAGATACATGTCTGTAATGATTGAATAGTGGTTCAGCAACAGTCAATGAAAAGTACAGTAAAAAAATACTTTGGCCAATGTGGTCTATTGTACATGTGGTTTTGAATAGTAGGTTTCCCTATTTAACTGTGGCATTGACACTTTTTTAGAAATCAAATTGGTGCTCTTACAATGAACTGCATTGTGCCGTTACTCTTGAGTTGTTCCATTTATCCTTGCCACAAGTGTTTGTGGTAAAGAGACCCATGGGATCTAACAGTCAGCTGCATAGCAACAGTTGGTTTGAAAGGGAAACGATTGACTTTATCCCTCTGGGCCCTGTAAACAAACGAGGGAAGTGCTCCTGTAGTCCGCTGACTGTCCCTTCCTGCCTCttttactttgtatttgtgCTATTGTATGTGAGTGCAATTGTGCCAAGGAATATTGTCCTTCTTGCCCCTTGAGTCACTGTCAGCTTCTTTAACCCACTGGTACACTACTTTAGTGCAAAGGTCATGAAGTTACAACCAAGCTTTAACCCAGGTCTCCATAGATAAGACATACCACAAtgttttgtgtatattttgtatCCCAGAGGATTACCACTGAGACATTTTGTAATCTTAATGTGACTGCACAAACTGACAACATCCTTCGGATGAGAAGCACAATTTTAGTTTGGTGAGTAAGAGATTATACTTCTTCTACTACCCCTGAATATTTGTCATgctctctggcttgtttgttgtGCTCTTTGTGTAGTGAATGTAGCTGACTGATGACAAGCCCAGTCCATAGCAGCTGTGATTAAGCGTCTCTCCCCACAAACAACATTGTGTATTTCTTCCTTTTCCtgtttctccttctctccctaACTCCCTTCCTCTTTATTCCACCCCAAGCCAACCTTGTGCCATCATTTCCCTTTGAGTATTTCTCATGCCAGTCATGAATATTTATGTGTTCCTGTCAAAAACAGCCACTGAAACCATGGCACAGGAAGGCTGAATCACCTGCTCTCGTGGTCACAGACAGGCTTCATATACAGGCACTTTGCTGCAGTGAAAGGAGAGATGTAATGGGTCTCGTCTGTTACTCTTCATCTTAATATTTTTTGGAGTTTAACTTTAAGGGTGTCTTTTTGTAAGGGCTCTGATATCAAAGCTAGCAGCAGCCATTGGTAAGAGGAAATGtttaagaaacaaaaaaaatcagggTACACAGAGAATCCTTTTGTCTCAATTTCATTTATGACACATTCAATCTTTTCATATCTTCCTCTCATCTATTTTTGCCATCATAAAATGCTAGTTATGAGAGTGATGACTTGATTTGTCTAGTATATAACATGAATCATTTAATTGcattcactctgacatttcaCAGGCGCATCAAGCAGAAAACTATTTTCCAATTGATAATGAGTTACCTCGAAACACATCATCTTCTCTACTTTAGTGGATTTCATGGTTCAGTGTATTTTTTGTAGTGAGGCTATGCCTCGCTGCAACACAAGAACAGTTTATGAGGGAAGAGATGCTTAATGATGAAGGAAAGTCATTGATGTTAGGGGAGTGATAAGACCTGAAGGCTTTGGATGAAGGAATACAACTTCACAGTCAACCAACAATTGTAATTTCTCAGTGGGTTACTGTCTGTTCAGGCAGTAAACTGTGTGGTATATCAGTTTGTTTGCCCCCATGTCTttgtgtattttacgatgaaaaaaaaactaaatctgaATTTGTCAGCAACATTTCTGAGTTGATATTCTCCTCACATGCAAAAAGAATCAGCACTCTTGCTATCCAAACCACCTCCTCTGTTttttccatatatatatatatatatatatatatatatatatatatatatatatatatacacacacacacacacacacacacacacacacacacacacacacacagataaagatAATTTGCAGAACATTACAATGTACACATTGCGTACTGTATTGTGCTCTAGCTCACTGATTTTCGCTGTTTCTAGAGATCTTGCTCATTTGCATCCAGTGCATGATTCttgtcattatcaattaatctgctgaATTCTTTTCATTTGTCTATTGCATTCTTTTAGTCTAGACAATGTCAGAAAACTGTAAAATAGGTTGAAGAGAAAAAGCCCATCATAATTTCCCAGACCCGAAGGTGATGTTTTCaactgcttgttttgtccaattcAGTCTGAATTACAAAGATATTCTACTTAAATTAATGTTGATTTTGTTTGATAAATGACTTGAAGTATTAATTGATATGATAATATGAAATGTGTCATTAATAGGgatgaaacgattcctcgagtaactcgaataatttgaATACTAAAAAAcctcgatgcaaaatgatttgcctcaaAGCTTCGTTTAATCAATGTTACCAACGTCCCGAtaaaagtaaatcacagagtcgtatggacgatgaaactacaccaaacacaacaactaccaaaaacaaagacaagaaaatacgtagtggtgaccacaatttgatctaaagagctgacttgttgactatcctttcggagaaacagctgattgttgcgcaccattttctctcactctctctcttcacggagaaacagctgatcagcaatctactagcataagtgtaacagagctgtgtgacattgtaatcaaatatataaatgaaaataggttgagtagaactaatatttacatataggcctatatagatcagtctcaggttgaaacttgtagttctgaaagttaagttgcacaacttaaggtaatgtttatgtatgtttaatgtatcccttagtttgaggttgttattgcatttcagaaaatgttttctttaaaaacaatgtaatatgacaCTTAACTGCACTTAAtaggtttagttttttgagagatgatattgtaagcaatgtatgcaatacaaatgtttttttccgaaaattaaaccaaagtattgTATATTAtcgctcttcaataaaacaaaagtatttcttatccgattactcgattaattgatggaataatcggtagaatactcgattactaaaataatggatagctgcagccctagtcatTTATATGTTTCTGTGTATCAACTAATAACTTAATTGTTTCATCACTACATCATTCCAGCCCAGACAGACAGTTATAGATGAATATTAAGATACTGGTAAAATCAGACTAAACCGAAATGGAGCCACCGAGTACACTTGCATgctttatatttctgtttttctgagAGGTTCACATTAATATATGTTATTGCCGGATGgagcagagtaaaaaaaaaatgcatctttctCAACGGATATTACCACGAAAATGCTTGGCTGTGTCTCCTTAATATTGAGAGATTCATTCTGTTTTgcattttaatgaaatatttagAGATGAGCAGCTcagatactgcctaaaacgctggtatcggtatcgggaagtactggagttaatgcaccgatccaataccacgtaataaagccctaaagaaaatctacgttaaagtagtttatttatgttctttttctgttataactgactgtcaaactgcataataaaagaaagttctggggcgttcattgtttgtgtttgttgatgtttcacaaagagtttaacctgagccagactgacaacaaagatagaaataatatcacatccatacagggatagtagtatacagttgttaaaacctaataaaatatatgacatactggtatcggatcggtactcggtatcggccgatacgcgagttcaggtatcagaatcggtatcgggaagcaaaaaatggtatcgggccatctctagaaATATTAACAGTGTTTCTattcaacagaaataaacaattgCTTTCAATTTGTCAAAACATGCTCTCACTAAATGCTTCAGGCTCTCAGGATTATGCTAGGATTAAGTTCATTCATAGCAAATGGGGTTTCTCTTCTGGCATAGACTTGGTAGTTGGTTATTCGTCCCCAATTCACTGCAAGATGTTGTTATGACATACCCTCTTAATCGCCAGGAGGTGAAGACATTTCCAGTTTTTAATTAACATCTTTATAGGTCCTTCTTGACACTTAgcctctcttcttttctctccacCGCTTTGTTTAATGTGCTTCTTTATTTCCAGTAGCTTGCTACAGATGTGTTGGCAACATGAAATCCACCTGCATGGAGAGCACTTTATTCTTGGTTATGTGGTGCTTTGTTGAAGGCTGTCATAATATATATCTGTTAAGATGACATTATTGCTTTTACGTTTCCCTTCTCATAActtgtttcctctttcttttgtCTTGCCTTGTTCGCTCACAGATCAGTCAGATGCTCGGAAATGAGATGAAGTTTGCAGTGCGAGAGCCTATCGGGCTGAGGTGAGATTTCAACTGCTCAGACCAGCTCACAGTTAACACAGCAGACTGTGTATTGTCATCTGTGTGTCACTTCCTGTAAAGTTCAACCTCTTGTAAACTCtgagaaaacaaatgcacaataaGTGTTGCTTACAGGAATATTACAGTACAATATGTTATGTTTTGTATCTATTTTTAGGGTATGGATACTCATCTCTGCAGTGGGTTTCACAGTTATGGCCGTGATGGTAAGTGTTGCTTAAATCATCATCACAGTGAATGAGTTGGCACATCCATGACTAAAAAGTCTTCACTCAATTTTTTAATAGTCTCTATGAATATAGTATTTAATTTcattatactttatatatacttctctttttttatacAGTTATTGAAGGAGAAAAAGCACTTCTCAAAATTAGAAAGAtcgggcgcctggttagctcacctggtagagcgggtgcccatgtatagaggtttactcctcgacgcagcggccgcgggttcgactctgacttgcggccctttgctgcatgtcattcccccctctctctctcccctttaaaatctaagctgtcctatacaaataaaggcctaaaatgcccccaaaaaaatctataaaaaaaaaaaaaaaaaaaaaaaaaaattagaaagaTCATGTTATACGAACCCAGCAATGAATTACTGTAGATTCTTCATCAGTGAGGGACATCTGGACAAACAGCTCCATCTTTGTCGGCTAAAGCACCTAAATGCTCAATGTTCTCAGTGTTCATCTCACAAACAAGAAGACTTTGTCAATGCTGCTGCATTTTGGGGGCATTTAGGGAGGACATTATCCTGTTGTTTTTATATGacagtgttgtgtttttgtttttcgacACAGGCCCTTGTGTTTCCCAACCAGCTATATGAGGTTGTTTTTGAGGAGGAGCTCTCCACGACTAGCATTTCCATTCGCCTTTATGGAGGAGCACTGCTTAGTAAGTCTTCACTCCTATTTATGCTTCCTCATGCATAGCTGCAGTAcagttatttatatatatatactgcagCTGTGCATGTGGGAGTTTGTTCACTGTGCTGCAATGATGCTGACACTcacaaatatgtatttatttacattcacaaaaaaatgtacattGCTTAACTGCACGTGGTCTGTGATAGTGCATTTATTATAGTTCACACTCACATTTAGTTGACGTACTCTCTTGCTGTAAAATCATCCATTTAGGCTACATACAGAGACTGTGTGTATCAGTGATGTGACCAGTTAGCTATGAGGACTTGACAAGAGTACAGAGACCAATTCTCCAGAATGCTCACAACAAAGGCTCCGGTCGCCTCTCTTAAATATGCCAGGAAATTATGGCATTTGTGATTATTTTAATGGCCTTAGTCTGAAACACGGATTTCAAGCAAGTCAGTCACTCAGTGATTAGAGGGTTTGTGATGGCTCTGTGACTGTGACCAAGAgccaggtaacacacaggttGCTCATTGATGTGAAAGCAGGAATATAAAGAAGGGTGAGAGCAAATGCTTAGCATATATTGAGTTGTGCCAGGTTGTCACTTTCAGCAAAGTCAGGCCATAACATATGTCATAACGTCAGCACATTAAATAGACATAAGAGCACAAAATATTTCATCTATCTAATATgttccctcttcctccctcataAGACATTTTTGGGAATACTAAAAATAAACCTCATACTGCACTCTTAA
Coding sequences within it:
- the tp53i11b gene encoding tumor protein p53-inducible protein 11b, with translation MASKPHPPLMKKHSQTDLISRLKSRKILGVGGEDDDGEVHRSKISQMLGNEMKFAVREPIGLRVWILISAVGFTVMAVMALVFPNQLYEVVFEEELSTTSISIRLYGGALLSLALIMWNGLYTAEKIVIQWTLLSEACYFAVQFLVTSITLMEIGILPNGAILLLLSRVLFLVVTMSYYYHLGRKLKKI